One window from the genome of Zerene cesonia ecotype Mississippi chromosome 1, Zerene_cesonia_1.1, whole genome shotgun sequence encodes:
- the LOC119839746 gene encoding carboxy-terminal domain RNA polymerase II polypeptide A small phosphatase 1: MDASSIITQVSRDDEQLNNYGSDRGAAPGGQHNDGDGTPVSGSTPIGTKKSSGNGGFLRSLLCCWRGGRGKGPPSGNGTNSIDGRASPPLLVMSDHAPRPLLPPVRHQDMHKKCMVIDLDETLVHSSFKPINNADFVVPVEIDGAVHQVYVLKRPHVDEFLRRCGELYECVLFTASLAKYADPVADLLDRWGVFRARLFRDSCVFHRGNYVKDLNTLGRDLRRVVIVDNSPASYIFHPDNAVPVASWFDDMTDTELLDLIPFFEKLSKVDCVYAVLRNSNHPYNPAQNASPSM; the protein is encoded by the exons atggACGCTTCGTCCATAATAACTCAGGTGTCACGGGATGACGAGCAGTTAAACAACTATGGATCTGATAGAG GAGCGGCTCCAGGTGGGCAGCATAATGACGGTGATGGGACACCAGTATCGGGCTCCACCCCGATTGGGACTAAGAAATCAAGTGGGAACGGTGGATTCCTCCGCTCGCTGCTGTGTTGTTGGCGAGGGGGCAGAGGCAAAGGGCCACCTAGTGGAAATGGAACTAATAGCATCGATGGCAGGGCTTCGCCCCCTCTTCTTGTTATGTCGGACCATGCGCCACGACCTTTACTGCCACCAGTGAGACATCAggatatgcacaaaaaatgtATGGTGATAGATCTAGATGAAACGTTAGTGCACAGTTCTTTCAAG CCAATAAACAACGCGGATTTCGTGGTGCCCGTGGAGATAGACGGCGCGGTGCACCAGGTGTACGTGCTGAAGCGGCCGCACGTGGACGAGTTCCTGCGGCGCTGCGGCGAGCTGTACGAATGCGTGCTGTTCACGGCGTCGCTCGCCAAGTACGCGGACCCCGTCGCGGACCTACTGGACAG ATGGGGCGTGTTCCGCGCGCGTTTGTTCCGCGACAGCTGCGTGTTCCACCGCGGCAACTACGTGAAGGACCTCAACACACTCGGGCGGGACCTGCGCCGCGTCGTCATCGTGGACAACTCGCCCGCCTCCTACATATTCCATCCGGATAATGCT GTACCCGTCGCGTCGTGGTTTGACGACATGACGGACACGGAGCTGCTGGACCTGATACCGTTCTTCGAGAAACTGAGCAAAGTGGACTGCGTGTACGCGGTGCTGCGCAACTCGAACCACCCCTACAACCCTGCGCAGAACGCGTCGCCGTCCATGTAG
- the LOC119830956 gene encoding mRNA-capping enzyme encodes MTTQDPGPVPDRWLNCPRKSSGLIAEKFLAFKTPLGPQFNDKLPECNRFTPSMLFSYVKGLKLKLGLWIDLTNTSRFYDKREVEKMDCKYIKLSCRGHGETPSVEQTRAFIKIVKNFIAQNPLLIIGVHCTHGFNRTGFLLVSYMTEELDCSVDAALAVFAHERNPGIYKQDYILELYRRYDDESQTPSAPPRPDWCDEEEIDYDDDDAPSFSKAPTQNTSAHKNSKNKRRKKETNYKKDSFMPGVRGVEPFDSQPRLLQVQQKVQQFCKWESTGFPGSQPVSMDMDNIKELHNKPYRVSWKADGVRYMMLIEDKDEVYMLDRDNCAFKVHGLSFPHNKEDRHLRNTLLDGEMVVDLVDGESKPRYLCYDIVRFEDQNVGKEPFHPVRSNCIQNEIINPRDRAITSGAIDKTAEPFRVALKAFWDVAVAERLLGEQFARSLHHEPDGLIFQPARLPYVPGPCQYVLKWKPGDLNSVDFRLKIVTKECGIMKVSEGQLYVGSLSTPFGSIKKIKNIKHLHDKIIECKYENNEWVFMRERTDKSFPNSFDTAVSVLKSIKNPVTKEYLLEYIARWRYRDDSDHMPPPKRRR; translated from the exons ATGACAACCCAAGATCCAGGACCAGTGCCAGATCGGTGGCTTAATTGTCCACGGAAATCGTCAGGGCTAATAGCAGAAAAATTCTTAGCATTTAAGACGCCGTTAGGACCTCAATTCAATGATAAATTACCTGAATGTAATCGGTTTACGCCGTCGATGCTTTTCAGCTATGTGAAAGGTTTAAAG ttaAAACTTGGGTTATGGATTGATCTCACAAATACCAGCCGGTTTTACGATAAAAGGGAAGTCGAAAAAATggattgtaaatatattaaattatcctGCCGTGGGCATGGAGAAACACCTTCTGTGGAACAAACTAG GGCTTTTATAAAGATTGTTAAAAACTTCATTGCCCAGAATCCTTTATTGATTATTGGAGTTCATTGCACTCATGGTTTCAACCGAACAGGTTTTCTATTAGTCTCTTACATGACAGAAGAATTGGATTGCAGTGTTGACGCAGCTCTTGCAGTGTTTGCTCATGAAAG AAATCCAGGTATATACAAACAGGACTATATCCTGGAATTGTACAGACGTTACGATGACGAAAGCCAGACTCCATCAGCTCCGCCAAGACCAGACTGGTGTGAtg AGGAAGAAATTGActatgacgatgatgatgctCCAAGTTTTTCCAAAGCTCCAACTCAAAATACATCAGCACATAAGAACTCAAA GAACAAGAGGCGGAAAAAGGAGACGAACTACAAGAAGGACTCGTTCATGCCGGGCGTGCGTGGTGTGGAGCCGTTCGACAGCCAGCCCCGCCTGCTGCAGGTCCAGCAGAAGGTGCAGCAGTTCTGCAAGTGGGAGTCCACTGGCTTCCCCGGCTCTCAGCCCGTGTCTATGGATATGGATAACATCAAGGAGCTACACAATAAACCGTATAGGGTGTCGTGGAAGGCGGACGGAGTGAG ATACATGATGCTAATAGAGGACAAGGACGAAGTGTACATGCTGGATAGAGACAACTGTGCGTTCAAGGTGCACGGCCTGAGCTTCCCGCACAACAAAGAGGATCGACATCTCAGGAACACCCTGCTTGACGGT GAAATGGTAGTGGACCTCGTGGACGGCGAGAGCAAGCCGCGCTACTTGTGCTACGATATCGTTCGGTTCGAAGACCAGAACGTTGGCAAGGAGCCCTTCCACCCGGTCAGGAGTAACTGCATACAGAATGAGATTATTAACCCGAG GGACCGCGCGATCACGAGCGGCGCGATCGACAAGACCGCGGAGCCGTTCCGCGTCGCGCTCAAGGCGTTCTGGGACGTCGCCGTCGCGGAGCGGCTGCTCGGCGAGCAGTTCGCGCGCTCGCTGCACCACGAGCCCGACGGCCTCATCTTCCAGCCGGCGCGGCTG CCCTATGTACCCGGCCCGTGCCAGTACGTTTTGAAGTGGAAACCGGGTGATTTGAATAGCGTGGATTTTCGATTGAAAATCGTTACCAAGGAATGTGG GATAATGAAAGTGTCGGAAGGCCAGCTGTACGTCGGATCACTATCGACACCGTTCGGCagcataaagaaaatcaagaACATAAAACACTTGCACGATAAAATCATCGAGTGCAAGTATGAGAACAACGAGTGGGTGTTTATGCGCGAACGGACTGACAAATCGTTCCCGAACAGCTTCGATACAGCCGTGT
- the LOC119839755 gene encoding uncharacterized protein LOC119839755: MTRRPRACDVRQRTCTHDITHKRVQSQCGVRESYIRYECGVRESHIRYECGVRESNIRYECGVRESRIRYECTGCALSVVEPERTMVAALQTLIKKGANFVLSANFAFWIVRTLFVPILQFRYFLVRKWSV, from the exons ATGACGCGGCGCCCGCGCGCCTGTGACGTGCGCCAGCGCACGTGCACGCACGATATAACGCACAAACGCGTCCAGTCCCAGTGCGGCGTGCGGGAGAGTTACATCCGGTATGAGTGCGGCGTGCGCGAGAGCCACATCCGGTATGAGTGTGGCGTGCGCGAGAGCAAC ATCCGGTATGAGTGCGGTGTTCGCGAGAGCCGCATCCGGTACGAGTGCACAGGCTGCGCGCTGAGCGTCGTGGAGCCCGAGCGGACGATGGTCGCCGCGCTGCAGACCCTCATCAAAAAGGGAGCGAACTTTGTCTTAAGTGCCAATTTTGCCTTCTGGATAGTGAGGACTTTGTTTGTAcctattttacaatttaggTATTTCCTAGTACGTAAGTGGTCCGTGTGA